In the Hordeum vulgare subsp. vulgare chromosome 7H, MorexV3_pseudomolecules_assembly, whole genome shotgun sequence genome, one interval contains:
- the LOC123413425 gene encoding putative low molecular weight protein-tyrosine-phosphatase slr0328, with the protein MVGATVASTSTAAAYSSLTHPTARDPFKRRTTHPLVAATNRHVHGRTVTSLRQIHPRDHFANPPRPVFVASAAEAEEMAAEASTPAPAEASAKPFAVLFVCLGNICRSPAAEAVFRNLVSKRGLKSKFQIDSAGTIGYHEGNKADSRMISTSKKRGIEVTSISRPIKPSDFRIFDLILAMDRQNYEDILSSFDRWQHKETLPDSGPKKVKLMCSYCKRHTESEVPDPYYGGAKGFEKVLDLLEDACESLLDSIMAENENISA; encoded by the exons ATGGTCGGTGCGACCGTCGCGTcgacctccaccgccgccgcgtaCTCCTCCCTGACTCACCCGACAGCGCGTGACCCGTTTAAGAGGCGCACTACTCATCCACTTGTGGCAGCCACCAATCGCCACGTACACGGCCGTACTGTGACGAGTCTCCGCCAGATTCACCCTCGCGACCACTTCGCGAACCCTCCGCGGCCCGTATTCGTGGCATCGGCGGCGGAGGCGGAAGAGATGGCTGCGGAGGCGAGTACTCCGGCGCCGGCCGAGGCCAGCGCGAAGCCCTTCGCCGTCCTCTTCGTCTGCCTCG GGAACATTTGTAGGAGTCCTGCAGCTGAGGCCGTCTTCCGGAACCTCGTCAGCAAGCGCGGACTTAAGTCCAAGTTTCAGATAGACTCTGCTGGCACTATAGGTTATCATGAG GGAAATAAGGCCGACTCAAGGATGATATCAACTTCCAAGAAGCGGGGGATTGAGGTGACCTCAATATCCAGGCCTATCAAACCCTCAGATTTCCGAATTTTTGATCTTATCCTTGCAATGGACAGGCAAAATTATG AAGACATTTTGAGCTCATTTGACAGATGGCAACACAAGGAGACCCTCCCAGATAGTGGACCCAAGAAG GTTAAGCTCATGTGCTCCTATTGCAAGCGGCATACTGAGTCTGAAGTTCCAGATCCTTACTATGGAGGTGCTAAGGGATTCGAAAAG GTACTGGATCTGCTGGAAGATGCATGCGAGTCATTACTTGACAGCATCATGGCGGAGAATGAAAACATTtctgcttga
- the LOC123413426 gene encoding CRIB domain-containing protein RIC4-like isoform X1 — MVGKFQGTSTQAKEDNISFMPQKNFSLCRPSQMAVKMKGIFKGLRIFSHMFAAQKEHEMEIGFPTDVKHVAHIGLGTSDTSPSWGSNCQNSEANDIATVEILIEILQSTLTVEMHRHGNGLHMEGAILKLLALIYNRS, encoded by the exons ATGGTTGGAAAATTTCAAGGCaccagcacacaagcaaaggaagatAATATAAGTTTTATGCCACAAAA GAACTTTTCTTTGTGTAGGCCCTCACAAATGGCGGTAAAGATGAAGGGGATCTTCAAAGGGCTGAGGATATTCTCGCACATGTTTG CAGCTCAAAAGGAGCATGAGATGGAAATTGGGTTCCCTACAGATGTAAAGCATGTGGCTCACATAGGTTTGGGCACCAGTGACACATCTCCAAGCTGG GGGAGCAACTGCCAGAACTCGGAAGCTAATGATATTGCAACTGTAGAGATACTCATAGAAATATTGCAATCAACTTTGACCGTGGAAATGCATAGACATGGGAATGGGCTCCATATGGAAGGTGCAATACTGAAGCTGCTTGCATTGATCTACAATCGATCTTGA
- the LOC123413426 gene encoding CRIB domain-containing protein RIC4-like isoform X2, whose translation MVGKFQGTSTQAKEDNISFMPQKNFSLCRPSQMAVKMKGIFKGLRIFSHMFAQKEHEMEIGFPTDVKHVAHIGLGTSDTSPSWGSNCQNSEANDIATVEILIEILQSTLTVEMHRHGNGLHMEGAILKLLALIYNRS comes from the exons ATGGTTGGAAAATTTCAAGGCaccagcacacaagcaaaggaagatAATATAAGTTTTATGCCACAAAA GAACTTTTCTTTGTGTAGGCCCTCACAAATGGCGGTAAAGATGAAGGGGATCTTCAAAGGGCTGAGGATATTCTCGCACATGTTTG CTCAAAAGGAGCATGAGATGGAAATTGGGTTCCCTACAGATGTAAAGCATGTGGCTCACATAGGTTTGGGCACCAGTGACACATCTCCAAGCTGG GGGAGCAACTGCCAGAACTCGGAAGCTAATGATATTGCAACTGTAGAGATACTCATAGAAATATTGCAATCAACTTTGACCGTGGAAATGCATAGACATGGGAATGGGCTCCATATGGAAGGTGCAATACTGAAGCTGCTTGCATTGATCTACAATCGATCTTGA